A single window of Providencia alcalifaciens DNA harbors:
- the flhA gene encoding flagellar biosynthesis protein FlhA has protein sequence MANLAALLKLPKNLQGTQWQILAGPVLILLILSMMVLPLPAFLLDLLFTFNIALSIMVLLVAMFTKRTLDFAAFPTILLFATLLRLSLNIASTRIILLDGHTGPDAAGRVVEAFGHFLVGGNFAIGIVVFIILVLINFMVITKGAGRIAEVGARFVLDGMPGKQMAIDADLNAGIINDDEAKKRRAEVTQEADFYGSMDGASKFVRGDAVAGIMIMVINVIGGLIIGVGQHHMTLGDATSAYTLLTIGDGLVAQIPALIISTAAGVIVTRVATDEDVGEQMVTQLFNNPRVMWLSAGVLGLIGLIPGMPNFVFLLFTAALAALGWYLVKRDRNPEKAMDDSQAQHFQEANKVVEATWDDVQLEDLLAMEVGYRLIPLVDNDQQGELLGRLRGLRKKFAQEVGYLPPVVHICDNLELSPCEYRILIKGAEVGRGEAQPGRNLAIDPGNAAGTLQGDITKEPAFGLPAVWIDDDLREQAQIQGYTVVSASTAVATHFNQILLQYSSTLFGRQEAQMLYDRVKKEMPKLADDLIPDTISLTILHRVLQNLLMEDVVIRDMRTIIETLAEMAGENGEQKDTDYLTSQVRIALGRSITQQWFGSAEEIQVIGLDAKLEQILLQAAKNGGGLEPNLAQFIQTQAEEAVGHQEAMGAPTVLLVNHALRLILSRFLRRSLPQLVVMSNLEMTDHRKIRMTSMISGS, from the coding sequence ATGGCTAATTTGGCTGCACTTTTAAAATTGCCGAAAAACTTACAAGGAACTCAGTGGCAAATCCTCGCTGGGCCCGTGCTGATATTACTGATTTTGTCGATGATGGTTTTACCATTACCGGCATTTTTGCTTGATTTATTGTTCACCTTTAACATTGCTCTGTCCATTATGGTTCTGTTAGTGGCGATGTTCACCAAACGGACATTGGATTTTGCCGCATTCCCCACTATTTTGCTGTTCGCAACCTTATTGCGTCTATCTTTGAATATTGCTTCAACGCGTATCATCCTGTTGGATGGACACACTGGACCTGATGCAGCAGGACGAGTTGTCGAAGCCTTTGGTCACTTTCTGGTTGGCGGTAACTTTGCCATTGGTATCGTCGTTTTCATTATCTTGGTTCTGATTAACTTTATGGTTATCACCAAGGGGGCGGGGCGTATCGCTGAAGTGGGCGCTCGCTTTGTGCTTGATGGTATGCCGGGTAAGCAAATGGCCATCGATGCCGACTTAAACGCCGGTATCATTAATGATGATGAAGCGAAAAAACGCCGAGCAGAAGTGACCCAAGAGGCCGATTTTTACGGCTCAATGGACGGTGCAAGTAAATTCGTCCGTGGTGATGCCGTCGCCGGGATTATGATCATGGTGATAAACGTCATCGGTGGCCTGATTATCGGTGTGGGTCAGCACCATATGACCCTCGGTGATGCAACGAGCGCTTATACCTTATTAACCATCGGTGATGGTCTAGTTGCACAAATTCCAGCATTGATCATCTCAACGGCGGCAGGGGTTATCGTCACTCGTGTTGCAACCGATGAAGATGTTGGTGAGCAGATGGTCACTCAACTGTTTAATAACCCGCGCGTAATGTGGCTCAGTGCTGGGGTATTAGGGTTGATAGGCCTTATTCCGGGGATGCCTAACTTTGTTTTCCTACTGTTCACTGCGGCATTGGCTGCATTAGGGTGGTATCTGGTAAAACGCGATCGCAATCCTGAAAAAGCGATGGATGATAGCCAAGCGCAACATTTCCAAGAAGCCAATAAAGTGGTCGAAGCTACATGGGATGATGTGCAGTTAGAAGATTTACTGGCAATGGAAGTCGGTTATCGCTTAATTCCATTGGTGGATAACGATCAACAAGGGGAGCTATTGGGTCGACTTCGTGGGCTACGTAAGAAATTTGCTCAGGAAGTTGGGTACTTACCTCCGGTGGTACATATTTGCGACAACCTAGAACTATCCCCGTGTGAATATCGCATTCTTATCAAAGGGGCTGAGGTGGGGCGCGGAGAAGCTCAACCTGGACGCAACTTAGCGATTGATCCGGGCAATGCGGCGGGAACCTTACAAGGGGATATCACTAAAGAACCTGCGTTTGGCCTACCGGCTGTATGGATCGATGACGACTTACGTGAACAAGCACAAATCCAAGGTTATACCGTCGTTTCCGCAAGTACCGCGGTAGCAACACACTTTAACCAAATCTTACTGCAATACTCAAGCACTCTGTTCGGTCGTCAAGAAGCCCAAATGTTGTATGACCGAGTGAAAAAAGAGATGCCAAAACTGGCGGATGATTTGATCCCTGACACTATTTCATTGACTATCTTGCATCGCGTTTTACAAAACCTACTCATGGAAGATGTGGTGATACGTGACATGCGTACCATTATTGAAACGCTGGCTGAAATGGCGGGTGAGAATGGTGAACAAAAAGATACCGATTACCTCACTTCTCAGGTACGTATTGCTCTGGGACGTTCCATTACCCAGCAATGGTTTGGTAGCGCTGAAGAGATTCAAGTGATTGGGTTGGATGCGAAGTTGGAGCAAATCCTGCTACAAGCCGCGAAGAATGGTGGTGGTTTAGAGCCAAACTTAGCGCAGTTTATTCAAACTCAAGCAGAAGAAGCGGTGGGGCATCAAGAAGCGATGGGCGCACCAACCGTATTGTTAGTGAATCATGCACTGAGATTGATTTTATCCCGCTTCCTGCGTCGTAGCTTGCCGCAGTTAGTGGTGATGTCAAATTTAGAAATGACAGATCACCGTAAGATTAGAATGACATCGATGATCAGTGGGTCATAA
- a CDS encoding flagella synthesis protein FlgN, with amino-acid sequence MNDELLLLLEQQLGHLQSLEIVMKNEELLLGYHRVPPSPFQETTEQKRFLVAAISHGENHRLQLEEQAKIVAPYDGNPALNHTWNTIKDLTTQLKDLNYRNHQMLQLHIELNAQRLNFVKKHNNQSTYGADGLESKRPALGKKISI; translated from the coding sequence ATGAACGACGAATTATTACTCCTATTAGAACAGCAGCTTGGTCATTTGCAATCACTGGAAATTGTGATGAAGAATGAAGAGTTATTACTGGGTTACCATCGTGTGCCACCCTCTCCATTTCAGGAAACGACGGAGCAAAAGCGTTTTTTAGTTGCCGCTATCAGTCATGGCGAGAACCACCGTTTACAACTGGAAGAGCAAGCAAAAATCGTTGCACCTTATGACGGTAACCCAGCACTCAACCACACTTGGAATACAATTAAAGACCTGACGACCCAGCTAAAAGATTTGAATTATCGTAATCACCAAATGCTTCAACTGCATATTGAGCTGAATGCACAACGTCTAAATTTTGTGAAAAAGCATAATAATCAGTCAACTTACGGTGCCGATGGCTTAGAATCTAAACGCCCTGCGTTAGGAAAGAAAATTTCAATTTAG
- the flgM gene encoding flagellar biosynthesis anti-sigma factor FlgM, translating into MAIEQTSAISALTQVTTRDPQETAALVREKKVSANEAVKESTFAPSELQKKLLQPQASDIDVAKVEKIKQAIKDGTLTMDAGKIADGILRDAHECMLSMK; encoded by the coding sequence ATGGCTATTGAGCAAACATCTGCAATCTCTGCCTTGACTCAGGTAACCACTCGCGATCCACAAGAAACCGCAGCGCTGGTTCGTGAGAAAAAAGTCTCTGCAAATGAAGCCGTTAAAGAAAGCACTTTTGCACCGAGTGAGTTACAAAAAAAATTACTTCAGCCTCAAGCTTCTGATATTGATGTCGCTAAAGTTGAAAAAATCAAACAAGCCATCAAAGACGGCACACTAACTATGGATGCAGGTAAAATCGCTGATGGCATTTTACGTGACGCCCATGAATGCATGCTTTCTATGAAATAA
- the flgA gene encoding flagellar basal body P-ring formation chaperone FlgA — MIKTISSIKYILYISILNLFSFSVQASLPQDIDQYFRKIHGKQNSVSIEIKTPIDKWPNCDKPQIGLPSGGRNMGNISLPVQCDKKKQYLQLTVNVTGQYYVATRNIQRGETIEFVDIGTKKGVIHQLPSGASTDKVALRGTLALRNITAGQTFTNSMVRRPWAIKAGQTVYVFATGNNFSVKYEGRAINNAAMGENIRVRLINGQVVNGEAQENGSVQVALN, encoded by the coding sequence ATGATAAAAACTATTTCTTCAATTAAATATATTTTATATATCAGTATATTAAACCTATTTTCTTTTTCTGTGCAAGCCTCTCTCCCTCAAGATATTGACCAGTATTTCCGTAAAATTCATGGAAAACAAAATAGCGTTTCAATTGAAATAAAAACCCCAATTGATAAATGGCCAAATTGTGATAAGCCGCAAATTGGCTTACCAAGTGGTGGCCGTAATATGGGGAACATTTCACTTCCTGTGCAGTGCGATAAGAAAAAACAGTATTTACAGCTGACGGTGAATGTCACTGGGCAATATTATGTGGCCACCCGCAATATTCAACGGGGAGAAACCATTGAATTTGTGGATATTGGCACCAAAAAAGGGGTTATTCATCAATTGCCATCAGGGGCATCTACCGACAAGGTGGCACTGCGTGGTACGTTAGCCCTTCGCAATATTACCGCAGGACAGACATTTACTAACTCAATGGTTAGACGCCCTTGGGCGATTAAGGCAGGTCAAACCGTGTATGTATTTGCCACTGGAAATAACTTTTCCGTTAAGTATGAAGGTAGAGCCATTAATAATGCCGCGATGGGTGAGAATATTCGGGTTCGACTTATCAATGGGCAGGTGGTTAATGGCGAAGCTCAAGAAAATGGCAGTGTTCAAGTGGCGCTTAACTAG
- the flgB gene encoding flagellar basal body rod protein FlgB, whose product MIDKLDATFAFQQRALSIREARQTVLASNIANADTPGYQARDIDFNRQLQQAMDKGVVKGKGISLAVTAKGHIEGHDMKPAAMDLKYRVPYQTSMDGNTVDMDVERSQFADNTLKYQADLTFINSQVKSMLAVLQQG is encoded by the coding sequence ATGATTGATAAATTAGATGCCACCTTTGCTTTCCAGCAACGGGCTTTGTCCATAAGAGAAGCAAGACAGACTGTTTTGGCTTCTAACATCGCCAATGCGGATACTCCCGGTTATCAAGCTCGTGATATTGATTTTAACCGTCAGTTACAGCAAGCGATGGATAAAGGTGTGGTGAAAGGAAAGGGTATTTCACTGGCAGTGACAGCGAAAGGACACATTGAAGGGCACGATATGAAGCCCGCTGCAATGGATCTGAAATACCGCGTACCTTATCAAACTTCAATGGATGGAAACACGGTTGATATGGATGTTGAGCGCAGCCAATTTGCTGATAATACATTGAAATATCAAGCCGATCTTACATTCATCAATAGCCAAGTCAAAAGTATGTTGGCCGTTCTACAACAAGGGTAA
- the flgC gene encoding flagellar basal body rod protein FlgC: protein MGLLSIFDISSSALTAQSQRLNVSASNMANAESVVGPDGEPYRAKQVVFQMAPQGRNQVGGVRVSELIEDPAPPRMEYKPGHPLADEKGYVKMPNVDTVGEMINTISASRSYQANLEVMNTAKTLLQKTLTLGQ, encoded by the coding sequence ATGGGTTTACTCAGTATTTTTGATATCTCCTCTTCTGCATTAACCGCGCAATCTCAGCGTTTAAACGTTAGCGCGAGTAACATGGCGAACGCAGAAAGTGTGGTGGGTCCTGATGGTGAACCATACCGCGCGAAGCAAGTGGTTTTTCAAATGGCTCCACAAGGCCGCAACCAAGTCGGTGGCGTTCGAGTGAGTGAATTAATCGAAGATCCCGCTCCCCCGCGTATGGAATACAAGCCAGGTCATCCTCTTGCTGATGAAAAAGGCTATGTAAAGATGCCTAACGTCGATACCGTGGGTGAAATGATCAACACCATCTCCGCATCGCGTAGCTATCAAGCTAACTTAGAAGTAATGAATACCGCTAAAACATTGCTACAGAAAACCTTAACGCTAGGTCAGTAA
- a CDS encoding flagellar hook assembly protein FlgD gives MGISASMNDSLDNSVAGPAAAASNIPKKSQSDDMRDTFLTMIVTQMKNQDPTKPMDNADLTGQLAQIATLESMNKLSDSVTGISQQIGSGQSLQATQLVGKGVLIPRNEIVLAPLKKESNGEKSNVAKPANPLPDDVISANSPSNFGLSNFGATEGNEGGEGTEEPQTDYISSPFGFFLPKMADRVEITIRDKNRTVVRTITYDSEVKPDIYDMAWDGRDNNGNVVADPKGKYFFDVKAVRMGSEIEVTKLGYTRVNGVTPGSDAPLLDVGIGQSVPLSSIFKVYPAS, from the coding sequence ATGGGAATTTCTGCCTCAATGAATGATTCTTTGGATAACTCGGTTGCAGGACCTGCAGCCGCAGCGAGTAATATTCCAAAGAAAAGTCAAAGTGATGATATGCGTGACACATTTTTAACCATGATTGTCACGCAGATGAAAAACCAAGACCCGACCAAACCAATGGACAATGCGGATTTAACGGGGCAACTGGCTCAAATCGCAACACTTGAGAGCATGAATAAGCTCAGCGATAGCGTCACCGGAATTTCACAACAAATTGGATCTGGACAGTCATTACAGGCGACACAATTAGTGGGCAAAGGGGTGCTTATCCCGCGCAATGAAATTGTGCTTGCGCCCCTGAAAAAAGAGAGCAATGGCGAAAAGAGCAATGTGGCTAAGCCGGCTAACCCGTTACCTGATGATGTGATTAGCGCTAATAGCCCATCTAATTTTGGGCTCAGTAATTTTGGCGCAACAGAAGGTAATGAAGGCGGGGAAGGCACTGAAGAACCGCAAACCGATTACATTTCATCGCCATTTGGTTTCTTCCTACCGAAGATGGCCGATCGCGTTGAGATTACCATTCGAGACAAAAACCGCACCGTAGTCCGCACCATCACCTATGACTCAGAAGTGAAACCCGATATTTACGATATGGCATGGGATGGTCGCGATAACAACGGCAATGTGGTTGCCGATCCGAAAGGTAAATATTTCTTTGATGTGAAAGCCGTCAGGATGGGGTCTGAAATTGAGGTCACCAAACTCGGTTATACCCGTGTCAATGGTGTCACACCTGGCTCAGATGCACCATTACTGGATGTTGGAATAGGGCAAAGCGTGCCACTAAGCAGCATCTTTAAAGTGTATCCCGCATCTTAA
- the flgE gene encoding flagellar hook protein FlgE encodes MSFSQAVSGLNAASAGLDSIGNNIANSATNGFKGATTSFADMFAGSGVGLGVNVAAVTQNFKDGPITRTDRATDVAISGNGFFRVQDQNGDVYYSRDGQFLRDKSGNLVNNQGMVVTGYPASVDDKGNITVQSGGVPAGMNIPTDMMDAKQSDLAKLTINLNSEDKVKAKAFDPNNPDDIATYNFSTTMTAYDSQGNTHEISVYFVKKDDNKWEVHAKDANETVAKKLGELEFDGNGKLLTEKVVKGPNPGDPDTTVQLPTTFDFPFKGLNGANDGTLKVDLGKTRQQKVSESSVSAIDVNGYPAGEYTTFKIEDNGLIVANYSNQQKRVVGQIALSAFANPNGLVSQGGNVWAASNASGNPMDGVPGVGQFGKLTSGALESSNVDMSQELISMIVMQRNYQSNAQTIKTQDQMLQTLVNLR; translated from the coding sequence ATGTCTTTTTCACAAGCAGTCAGTGGCTTAAATGCAGCATCAGCGGGGCTAGACTCGATTGGTAACAACATTGCTAACTCCGCAACTAACGGTTTTAAAGGGGCGACAACCTCGTTTGCTGATATGTTTGCCGGCTCTGGTGTTGGGTTAGGTGTTAACGTCGCAGCCGTCACTCAAAACTTCAAAGATGGCCCAATTACCCGTACTGATAGAGCAACCGATGTTGCAATTTCCGGTAACGGGTTTTTCCGTGTTCAAGACCAAAACGGTGATGTTTATTACAGCCGTGACGGCCAATTCCTGCGTGATAAAAGCGGTAACTTAGTCAACAACCAAGGCATGGTAGTGACAGGATACCCGGCAAGCGTGGATGACAAAGGTAACATCACAGTACAAAGCGGTGGTGTTCCGGCTGGGATGAATATTCCAACGGATATGATGGACGCGAAACAATCTGATTTAGCTAAGTTAACGATTAACTTGAACTCAGAAGATAAAGTTAAAGCAAAAGCGTTTGATCCAAACAACCCAGACGATATTGCAACGTATAACTTCAGCACTACCATGACGGCCTATGACAGCCAAGGTAACACCCATGAAATTTCTGTTTATTTTGTAAAGAAAGACGATAACAAATGGGAGGTTCATGCCAAAGACGCGAATGAAACTGTCGCGAAAAAGCTGGGTGAATTAGAGTTTGACGGCAACGGTAAATTACTGACTGAAAAAGTAGTAAAAGGTCCAAACCCAGGTGATCCAGACACTACGGTTCAATTGCCAACGACCTTTGATTTCCCATTTAAAGGCTTAAATGGCGCGAATGATGGTACTTTAAAAGTTGATCTTGGCAAAACTCGTCAACAAAAAGTGAGCGAATCTTCAGTCAGTGCTATCGATGTTAACGGCTACCCAGCGGGTGAATACACCACCTTCAAAATCGAAGATAACGGTTTGATTGTTGCTAACTACTCCAACCAACAAAAACGCGTTGTGGGTCAAATTGCGTTATCCGCATTTGCTAACCCGAACGGTTTAGTCTCCCAAGGCGGTAACGTCTGGGCAGCGTCTAATGCTTCTGGTAACCCGATGGACGGCGTTCCGGGTGTAGGTCAATTCGGTAAATTGACCAGTGGTGCACTGGAATCGTCTAACGTGGATATGAGCCAAGAACTGATCAGCATGATTGTGATGCAGCGTAACTATCAGTCCAACGCCCAAACTATTAAGACACAAGACCAGATGTTACAAACACTGGTTAACTTACGTTAA
- a CDS encoding flagellar basal body rod protein FlgF: MDHVIYTAMGGARHALENQSIVSNNIANVSTAGFKAQLSAMRAVPIHGDTEQTRTLVVASTPGADMSQGQLNYTGRPMDVALNDKHFLAVALGDGTEAYTRNGNIQISPDGELMIGERVLQGDGGAINVPPNAELTIGNDGTITALLATDPPTMLGQIGRLKVVEAQPQDLVRGEDGLFHLSTQAQAANGNGLPMSERAVVTSGVIEGSNVNAAEAMVSMIANARHFEMQMKVIHSADENAQRANQLLTIS, from the coding sequence ATGGATCATGTCATTTATACCGCAATGGGCGGGGCGCGTCATGCGCTTGAAAACCAAAGTATTGTTTCGAATAACATTGCGAACGTTTCAACAGCGGGCTTTAAAGCCCAACTGTCAGCGATGCGCGCGGTGCCTATTCACGGTGATACTGAGCAGACGCGTACGCTAGTTGTCGCATCAACACCCGGTGCGGATATGAGCCAAGGTCAACTGAACTATACCGGTAGACCGATGGATGTTGCGTTGAATGATAAACACTTTTTGGCAGTCGCTTTAGGCGATGGCACGGAAGCGTATACCCGCAACGGTAACATTCAAATTTCGCCAGACGGTGAATTGATGATTGGTGAGCGTGTGTTGCAAGGTGATGGTGGCGCTATCAACGTGCCACCTAACGCGGAATTAACCATCGGTAACGATGGCACTATTACGGCGTTGCTGGCAACCGATCCACCAACCATGTTGGGACAGATTGGTCGTCTCAAAGTGGTTGAAGCGCAGCCGCAAGACTTAGTCCGTGGCGAGGATGGTTTATTCCATTTATCAACTCAGGCGCAAGCGGCAAATGGTAACGGATTACCAATGAGTGAGCGTGCTGTCGTGACTTCGGGGGTGATTGAGGGCAGTAATGTCAATGCCGCTGAAGCCATGGTCTCCATGATTGCCAATGCTCGCCATTTTGAGATGCAAATGAAAGTGATCCACAGCGCAGACGAAAATGCGCAGCGTGCCAATCAACTACTTACGATCAGCTAA
- the flgG gene encoding flagellar basal-body rod protein FlgG yields MIRSLWIAKTGLDAQQTNLDVISNNLANVSTNGFKRQRAVFEDLLYQNIRQPGAMSSEQTSLPSGLQMGTGARPVATVRIHSQGNLNQTGTTTDIAIKGQGFLHVQMPDGNDAYTRDGALQRNQDGQLVTSSGYQVVPAIMIPENANSLSIARDGTVSVTVYGDNQPQQVGQITLTTFINDAGLESMGENLYMETASSGAPNESAPGTNGAGLLYQGMLETSNVNVAEELVNMIQTQRAYEINSKAVSASDQMLQRLTQL; encoded by the coding sequence ATGATCCGTTCTTTATGGATTGCAAAAACAGGGCTTGATGCTCAACAAACTAACCTTGACGTAATTTCCAATAACTTGGCAAACGTCAGCACCAACGGTTTTAAACGCCAGCGTGCGGTATTTGAAGATTTGCTGTACCAAAACATCCGTCAGCCGGGTGCGATGAGTTCGGAACAAACCTCATTACCATCAGGTTTACAAATGGGTACCGGTGCGCGTCCCGTTGCAACGGTACGTATTCATAGCCAAGGTAACTTGAACCAAACCGGTACGACCACGGATATTGCTATCAAAGGTCAAGGTTTTTTACACGTTCAGATGCCAGATGGTAACGATGCTTACACCCGTGATGGTGCTTTGCAGCGTAACCAAGATGGCCAGTTAGTCACATCGAGCGGCTATCAAGTGGTTCCGGCGATTATGATCCCAGAAAACGCCAACAGCTTGAGTATTGCCCGTGACGGTACCGTCTCAGTTACTGTGTATGGGGACAACCAACCACAGCAAGTCGGTCAAATTACGTTAACCACCTTTATTAACGATGCTGGCTTAGAAAGCATGGGTGAAAACCTGTATATGGAAACCGCAAGTTCAGGCGCACCAAATGAGAGTGCTCCGGGCACTAACGGCGCAGGGTTGTTGTATCAAGGCATGTTAGAAACCTCAAACGTTAACGTTGCTGAAGAGTTGGTGAACATGATCCAAACTCAACGAGCATACGAAATTAACAGTAAGGCAGTTTCTGCATCAGACCAAATGCTGCAACGTCTGACACAGCTGTAA
- a CDS encoding flagellar basal body L-ring protein FlgH, with the protein MIENGIVPKRRKTVLQTTKSVCLVAAVAVTLNGCAHIKPRPLVDTQTSAVPTAPTAPAPNGAIFQSAQPAYYGYQPLFEDRRPRNVGDILTINLQENVSASKNSSANANRSGKTGFLAAILPGFMQGWLGGSNTEIDVKGNSDFNGKGGANANNTFKGTITVTVDQLLANGNLHVVGEKRIAINQGTESIRFSGVVNPRTIGADNNVSSTQVADARIEYVGDGYINESQTMGWLQRFFLNVSPY; encoded by the coding sequence ATGATTGAAAACGGTATTGTTCCTAAGCGGAGAAAAACAGTGTTACAGACTACAAAATCCGTCTGTTTGGTTGCGGCAGTGGCGGTCACATTAAATGGCTGTGCACATATTAAGCCACGCCCGCTGGTGGACACACAAACCAGTGCAGTACCGACTGCACCCACTGCACCTGCTCCTAACGGTGCCATTTTTCAAAGTGCTCAACCTGCTTACTACGGCTACCAGCCGCTATTTGAAGACAGAAGACCACGTAACGTTGGTGACATCTTAACGATCAACCTACAAGAAAACGTGAGTGCGAGTAAAAACTCGTCTGCAAATGCAAACCGTAGTGGAAAAACTGGATTTTTGGCAGCGATCCTGCCCGGTTTTATGCAAGGTTGGTTAGGCGGTAGCAACACAGAAATTGATGTGAAAGGAAACAGCGACTTTAACGGCAAAGGCGGCGCAAATGCCAACAATACCTTTAAAGGCACCATTACCGTAACTGTTGACCAGTTATTAGCAAATGGCAATTTGCATGTCGTGGGTGAAAAACGCATTGCGATTAATCAGGGAACGGAATCTATTCGTTTCTCCGGCGTGGTCAACCCGCGCACGATTGGTGCAGATAACAATGTAAGTTCCACGCAAGTGGCTGATGCACGGATTGAATACGTTGGTGATGGCTATATCAACGAGTCCCAAACAATGGGGTGGTTACAGCGTTTCTTCTTAAATGTATCCCCTTACTAA
- a CDS encoding flagellar basal body P-ring protein FlgI, translated as MKNKLFVLISFVCLFGSLFVAPAYSERIKDLTTVQGVRDNPLIGYGLVVGLDGTGDQTMQTPFTTQSLNNMLSQMGITVPPGTNMQLKNVAAVMVTARMPPFGRSGQSVDVVVSSMGNAKSLRGGTLLMTPLKGVDGQIYAMAQGNVLVGGAGASAGGSSIKVNQLNGGRITDGATIERELASSFGQSGAINLQLNEDSFALAQDISDAINRLGGMGSARALDSRTVQLLVPANNTDQVRFLSRVQELNVRTPLAEAKVILNSRTGSVVINRSVTLDSCAVAHGSLAVTVDRQTQVNQPNTPFAGGQTVVTRNTNIGVKEQGGALQKVNASVQLNQVIQALNTLGATPTDLMSILQAMESAGCLRAKLEII; from the coding sequence ATGAAAAACAAATTATTCGTTCTCATTTCATTTGTTTGCCTTTTCGGGAGCCTATTTGTTGCTCCTGCCTACAGCGAACGAATTAAAGACCTCACCACGGTTCAAGGGGTGAGGGATAACCCATTAATTGGTTATGGCTTAGTGGTCGGATTGGATGGAACGGGTGACCAAACCATGCAAACGCCATTTACCACTCAAAGCTTAAATAACATGTTGTCCCAAATGGGCATTACCGTTCCACCTGGCACTAACATGCAGCTGAAAAACGTTGCAGCAGTTATGGTCACGGCGAGAATGCCGCCATTTGGTCGCTCAGGTCAATCGGTGGATGTTGTTGTTTCCTCGATGGGTAACGCAAAAAGCTTACGTGGTGGTACCTTGCTGATGACCCCATTAAAAGGCGTTGATGGGCAAATTTACGCAATGGCGCAAGGTAACGTTTTAGTTGGCGGAGCAGGGGCTAGCGCGGGTGGAAGCAGTATAAAAGTCAACCAGCTAAATGGTGGGCGCATTACTGATGGTGCTACGATTGAACGTGAACTGGCCAGTAGCTTTGGCCAAAGTGGTGCTATCAACCTGCAACTTAACGAAGACAGCTTCGCATTAGCGCAAGACATTTCAGATGCGATTAACCGTCTGGGTGGAATGGGTTCTGCACGAGCATTAGATTCACGAACTGTTCAATTACTTGTTCCTGCAAATAATACGGACCAAGTTCGCTTTTTATCACGAGTTCAAGAGCTAAATGTCCGTACTCCGCTGGCAGAAGCCAAAGTTATCCTGAATTCACGCACCGGCTCAGTAGTGATCAACCGCAGTGTCACCTTAGACAGCTGCGCGGTCGCGCACGGTAGCTTAGCCGTGACGGTTGACCGTCAAACCCAAGTTAACCAACCGAATACGCCATTTGCTGGTGGGCAAACAGTGGTCACTCGTAACACCAATATTGGCGTGAAAGAGCAAGGCGGGGCGCTGCAGAAAGTGAATGCAAGCGTGCAGCTTAACCAAGTTATCCAAGCGCTCAATACTTTAGGGGCAACGCCAACAGATTTGATGTCTATCTTGCAAGCGATGGAAAGTGCGGGTTGCTTACGTGCGAAACTGGAGATCATCTAA